Below is a window of Candidatus Methylomirabilota bacterium DNA.
GTCCCGCACCGCCACCCCGCTGTACTTCGTGTGCAGCACCTTCGTGATCGCCGAGGTCAGCGTCGTCTTCCCGTGGTCGATGTGCCCAATCGTCCCAATGTTCACGTGCGGCTTCGACCGATCGAATTTCGCCTTGGCCA
It encodes the following:
- a CDS encoding GTP-binding protein; the protein is MAKAKFDRSKPHVNIGTIGHIDHGKTTLTSAITKVLHTKYSGVAVRD